The genomic segment AAGATGAATTAGTTAGCAGTGAATTCAAACATGTAGGAATTAAAATAAACAAGAATCCATTAGTAATAGCCAAAGTCTACTAGCACAGTATTGATACCTTGATTGAGTTTTAAGACATGGTGAAATGAATGAGAACTTTGTTTGTCAGAACCATTAAGCTCTTGTATTGTCTTTTCTACACATGGACTTTTACCTGGCTGGCCCCCTTGTTGGTGCCCATTTGCAGACTGATGGTGGAGTTGTCCATGGGGGGCAGGATGTGAGCCTTGGGGTCGTAGAGGTGCCTCCTGGTGCCGTATGCGTTCATGCCCGCCTGGCTGGCACACTTATTCGTCCCCATCTGCGGAGAGAGACAGATATCAGTTATAAAAGGAAAACAGCAAAGGATGAGTGGAAAATTACAACCCCCCTGTGATGGAGACTTTCAGACAGACTGCTAATCCCTGAGTAGATATCATCAAATCAACAATAGTCTTCTTGGCTGAAATAGAAGTTATGCCAAAGGGCTTATAAAGGTTAGGAATCATTAATGTAACCCTACATGCAACCCTTCAATAAGAAATATCCTAAATTAATAGAAGTTATGGCAAGATTCAATGAAATATGAGTTTTACAagaacaatagcatgaatgcccGTGTGTCTCTGCCTTAGCCTGTTATAAGGCTGTTAGCTATATATCTTAGTCAGCTTTGCTACTGATGTTTTGTTTGGCAAGACGGCTAAAGAGCTGGCAACAGCAAAAAGAACAACATGCTCCTCAGTGGTATCACTGTCAACACATTCCCTCTTGCCTGCAGTCCGATGACACACTGTCCGGCCTTCATCTTCTCCTCGTCGAATAGCCTCTCCTGTTTGTCTGCGTACTTCACCCCAATGTCCACTCGGGACTGGCAGCCTTTGGTCTTGGCCTGCAGGTGAAAGTGTACAGAAATCCTGACACTGTTGGATACCTCAAGATATTACTGGACACAATAGTAGGAGCTTATTCAGGAGGGTGCTGTATTTAGATCCCGCTTCTGACACCATATGTTGAGGAAGACGGGACACCATTATGTTAGCTTCAGGAACATCTTTACGAAGACGAAACCTGACATGTTCTACAGAGCATTACTGCAAGGTCAAATGATTATTGCAAGTGGAAATTACACAGTTAAAAATACAGAAGTTAAAATACAGAAGTTGCTATTCTCATGAGGGATGCAAGCATAAAAATTAGTTTCTAAAGTTTTTAATACTGAAAGTCTTACCGTGCCAGCGAGAGACAGCAGTGTGCTCTGGACCTGGGTCATGTTCCCACTCTCAAACAGGTCGTTGGCCTCAAAGATATCATGGGGCTTCAGGCCGTACGTTTGGATGGATTTGATGAAGTTGGTGATGTTCTCCAGCTAGATCCAGACATAGTGCATGAAATGATAAGATTAATAAAGAGCTTCTCAATAATTGCATGAAGGTAGATTTTAGGAAGTCACACCTATAACGAGGCTATCATAACAAGCCATTTAGCTAAAAGGATATCTCTGGCACACCGAGGTCTCACTATATTTCATATTCTAAGACATTTTCTATttctgtacactcactacttcaGAGAAAGTTGCAGCTCTAAAAAAAATCTACCTCTGCTTTTAAGCTAGTAAAAAAACAGGTTTGGTCAGCACAACAGCTCAGATATATTCTCTAACTGTAAAACCACCTGGTAAAGTACAGATCAAGTCTGTTCATGTAGAGAGAACAATCCAAGCAGCTCACCTGATGCCAATTCATGGTGGACGAGTTGATCTTTTTCACAGAGCCAGGTTGAAGTTTGTTGATCAGTCTAGGGGAGGAAGAGAGTTTGCTTACTTAGACTGCAGTACCTCATAGGCAACAGAAGGAATCAGAGGAGAAAATTGTCTATAGTACAGTAAAACCAACAGCAATGAGGACAGACAGGACATATGCTATGGATTGTATTATTTGATGTATTACGTTGTAGCTAGCAGAATGTTTATGATTGATGTTGTCTTTGGTTAAATCCATTGGCTTGTGCCATAGAATTTCTAGCTTTGTGGGTCAATAAAGCCACATTTTACACATTATACATAGGGACATGATGATGGATCCTGGCCCTATTTAGAAACGTACTTGCATAAGATGACGCCATTTTTCAGGCCTTTCTGGAAGTCTTCCCCGATGACACATCCTGTCGTATCCTCGATCCAGACCTTtagctcttcctctctctgaGGGTCGTACTTTCCTGCAATCTGGAGAGGGGGAAAGGTCAAAATTCATTATAGGAAACCTTCACGTCTTGGGAAAGTTTGCACAACCTAAACACCAACACAATATGTGCAGGTAACATGCAGGTTACACTTTATTTGACAGTAATGTTTCCACTGGTATTTATGAGAAAACTATTTGAAATGGGTACTTCAAATAATTCTACACAATTGGGAACTACCTGGTACCTAATGGTGGCCATTGCTGCTTGTTTTAATGAATCCCAAAGGAACAAACAAGTTATTCATAGGTTATTACTGTGCACCAGGTACTTTCCATATAATAAAGTGCTACcaacgtacactaccagtcaaaagtttggacacacctactcattcaaaggtttttctttatttgtaatattttctacattgtagaataatagtgaagacatcaaaactatgaaataacacatatggaatcatgtagtaaccaaaaaagtgttaaacaaatacaaatatattttatatttgggattcttcaaatagccaccctttgccttgatgacagctttgtacactcttggcattctctcacccagcttcatgaggtagtcacatggaatgcatttcaattaacaggtgtgccttgttaaagttaatttgtggaatttctttccttgcgtttgagccaatcagttgtgttgtgacgaggtaggggtggtatacagaagacagccctatttggtaaaagaccaagtccatattatggcaagaacagctcaaataagcaaagagaaacgacaggccatcattactttaagccataaaggtcagtcaatccggagaatgtcaagaactttgaacgtttcttcaagtgcagtcgcaaaaaacaccaagtgctatgatgaaactgactctcatgaggaccgccacaggaaaggaagacccagagttacctctgctacagaggataaattcaattgagttaactgcacctcagattgcagcccaaataaatgcttcacagagttgaagtaacagacacatctcaacatcaactgttcagagtagactgcgtgaatcaggccttcatggtcgaattgctgcaaagaaaccactactaaaggacaccaataagaagaagagacttgcttgggccaagaaacacgagcaatggacattagacctgtcctttggtctgatgagtccaaatttgagattttggttccaaccgccgtgtccttgtgagatgcagagtaggtgaacggatgatctccgcatgtgtggttcccaccgtgaagcatggaggaggaggaggtgtgatggtgtgggggtgctttgctggtgaatctgtctgtgatttatttagaattcaaggcacacttaaccagcatggctaccacagcattctgcagcgatacgccatcccatctggtttgcacttagtgggactatcatttgtttttcaacaggacaatgacccaaaacacacctccaggctgtgtaagggctatttgaccaaggagagtgatggattgctgcatcagatgacctggcctccacaatcacccgacctcaacccaactgagatggtttgggatgatttggaccgcagagtgaaggaaaagcagccaacaagtgctcagcatatgtgggaactccttcaagactgttggaaaagcattccaggtgaagctggttgagagaatgccaagagtgtgcaaagctgtcatcaaggcaaaaggtagctactttgaagaatctcaaatatatttttatttgtttaacacttttttggttactacatgattccatatgtgttatgtcatagttttgatgtcttaactattattctacaatgtagaaaatagtaaaaataaagaaaaacccttgaatgagtaggtgtgtccaaacttttgactggtactgtatgtgtgggagTACTTATCATCAATTGATGACTTGGTAGTGGCCGGTTTTCATTGCCAGAACCACAGCAAGAAACAATATAATGGTTTGTGTGTGTTGATAGTTTCTCTCAAGAGTTTATTATGGGCGGCCCCAAAACCATGATtcacagtgtgtttgtgtatgtttcaCAGTCTCAACCAATGGGGATAACTTTGGGTGTTATTGTAACAGCCCTTACAGAGGTGACACTGACATGAGCTCAAACAcaaaacgcgcacacacacacacacatcctgtttGGTAAACCACTTAAATCTCCTTGAAGCACAGGAAGGTAGCTGCATGGTATTGGGGCGAGTTAAACTTTATGCAATTTGACACTGCAGAGACTGCATTCCTTGTTGAGAGGGTGTTTAAAGTGTTATCCTGATTTGTAAATACTTTGAATAAATAATAACAGAAATAAGTGTGAAGATGGAAACTGGCACTAAAATCAACATTTAGAAAACGTCTATTTAGAACTGTAGTGTAGATCTTACTATGAAAATGATACTACAAATAGAAATGAAAAACATTGCAATGTCAGTACAGAAAGTAATTGTTTTAATGGCCTCTATAGTATCTCTAAACAATGCATTCTGAGGTTGAAGTTAAAAATACATACCAAAGACTGTGTGAGGAATAGGGTCAAAATATTCTCCACAAATTTCCCTCCAAGGCTAAAATGTGCAGCGGAACTTCAAGTACAACCGAATAAAGGACTTCCTGGGCAAACCGGTCCTCTCATTATATATTTGCTTCATTTAATTATCCCCAAATTAAAACAACATTGACTGCTTTAATTTCCCACAAGACATTTGAAAGATGTAATTTAGAGAGGCATGGTGAACTCAAGGAATTCATCCCGTGGCGCAATTTAGGTCATGGGGAATGAGACTGTTGGGACTCCGAGTTGAAAGAGTTTAAATCAAATGGAATGAACATGGACCACCGCTACGTTCTCAAAAAACATATTTGGTAGTCTTGTTGGAATTGAGCCACTACAAGTCTGGGTTAACCATAATTTTACCTATCATCTAAAATGGCAAGGGGCCTAGTCAAGGAGGAAAAGCTCCTTGAATAACACACTTCAATACCTCACATTGCATTGCATTCCTACATCATCAATGGCAGGAAATACCAGAGACAATGGACATCATTCATTGGTATGAGAGGAAACCAACAGCTTTACATCCACTTGGCTACCCGTACATTGCGTTCTGAGGACCAATGGAAAACTGTAGGAATGGGACCCCTTGCCAATATAAGGACTCAGCCAAGGAATGCAAACAATAAATCAGCTGGTGGTCTAAAAGACACATTGCTATGTCTCAGACACAGAAGAACATAATGCACATTTATCTGCTATGTGTCAGATAGAGACTATAATGCACTTTTATCTGCAGTTAAACGGATCAGAGTAGTAATGTGGGGACCTGAGTATTCTTTTGTATAACATAACTTGGAACATGATGGGTAAAGTTTGTTGTTTATGAAGGATAAAATAGAAAATGATATTATATTAGTCATTATTCTCTGTTTACATAAGTAAAGAGCCAGGTTGGGGAACTTTGCAGAGCGTTTCAATTCCATTTCTCCTATTACACTATAAAAGTGTAACACACGAttacataaataataataatcatcatcataataAGTACAGGAACACAAAGGCTCCTCCAAATCTTTAAAGTAAATGTGATAAAAGAGTTATATTTGGCCCAAGGGGTACAGTAGTAGGTTAACTCCTGGTTGTGCCATTGACGTTTTGGATGGAGGACATTTATAGATAGATTAAGTTTAAGATCACTTAATTGGTtaattgcacacaaggtccaacaTAAATTTGACTTTTACCCAACCCTCTGAAAGACACACATAGAGGGGCTGCCACACTGGCCGCGCtgggagctgttgttgtggggggtAAGTACCGGCAGGCAATGGCATAAATAGGATTTGATACAAGAAACCCAacggttgccagctcacttcccgaTTTTTCCAGTCGGACCCGGGATTCGAACTAGCAATCATCCGGTTGCTGGCTCGCCTCTCTAACAGCTATGCTACCTGCCACCAGAAAACACTGCCACCAGAAAACACTGGCACTGTCTCCTGTCAACGTTCACTTTTGAAAGTGCATATGTTCTGAAAGAGAACATATTTCTATTTGGATTGTTTTGTGAAGCCATTTGTCAAAGTATGCACGTAGGCGCAGTGCGCACTACAATAGCCATTCACCAAGGCCCCAATCCACCCCAGCGCAGGAAGCAGCAGTTGTTCTCGTGATAGGACAGTGACAGTGTGACCTCTGGATGGGTGACATCAAACTCAGggacatggatggatggatgtatgAAAGACCTACAACACTATAGAGTGTTGTACTGACCAGTTTCTCTATGTAATGGGACCGTATAGAGATTTTAACTTGCCACAAGGAAATCTACATTGCCAATACGGGCAACGCCCATGCTTTTCTAAGCGCTTCCCAAAACTAAACCAACAACTTAAACCAAACTAAAGTTCACTTTTTATTTGTATCATTCTGTCATATTAATGAACACTATTATCAAACATATATGCATAGTGCACAGCCGGTAAAACTTGTAATTTGACAAAAGTCTTCCTCTTTATTTGTCATTCCAAAAAGTAGCTTTGCCAGTTCCACGTACTATTAAATACCTTTACACTCAGCAGAACATCATAGCCTATGTAGCCTAAAAGACCTACACATTTTTCAATAACTAAATACAGTTTTCCATAATAAACCTCACCATAGGCTACAGTATAGGCTACTACCATAAGGCAAGTGATTCATTAGCACTTTCCGTGAACACTTACCTTGCTTTTGACTTCTGCAGAAAACCCATAAGCAGGACCTCTGTTAAATGATGAGCCAGACATGACTATAAACGAGTTATTTTGTTTTTCGTATTGATACTTTGTATCAGTTTCTTTGTGCAAAGCCTTTTATTTTCGTGTCTCTTCCAGTTAAACTCCGGAGTGAACTAAATACTTCCTTTCTTTTTTCTTACAACCAATAGAAATGCTTACACGAACTTGTACGGTTCGTTGATCGATTTTAGGCTCCACCTTTCCCTTTCTGAGTCTAAATCGTGACTCGTGATTGATATCAAAAAGTCCTTATATGGAAGGAAAGTCCCAAATTCCTGAATGGTGGGAGTATCCTATGGCCACACCAGTAGTTGGGGAGTCTTGAATCACCGTCGGGAAAAGTTTGAGTAGAGGAACTACCAAATTGAGCTACTGAATGACGTAATGATACTATTATTGAACTACATTTTTGGAGTGTAAAGGACCCCCTTCGCTCGTTCAAGGGTTTTGACCCATTTTGGAATTCTGAGAATGTTAATAGCACTAGTAGGCTACATCCAAATGAGAACATAGTTAAAAATATTAATTATGACATTAAACAATTAACCAAATATTTTAGTTTAGCCTAGATAAGACACATTATCATGATTCATGTGTTATTACATTGTTATAAACCACAGTTTCATAAAAACACTGATTTAAAAAAGTCAAGTCAATTCAGTGTCCATTTGTATCACTTCAGTGACAGTTTGGCTGCATTTAAAGAAAGGTAGACCAATTCTGATGTTTTTTCCACTAATTTGTCTTttaaccaatcacatcagatcttttcacatcagctcttcAGAGCCAATCTGATTAGTGAactaaatatcagaattgggctgcctgtctaaacgcagccttagtGTGGTTGTCAATTCAATTTGGTTCAATAGAGTATTTGGAATATTATCTTGATGATCAATGACATTACACTACTTTGTCTCAAATGAAAATGGCATACTGAACTCATTTGGCTACCTACCAACAACTGTATCCAACATCCTTAGCCCTATTCAGTGTCATAATcaatttcgtattattctgtaagtaaatctgagaccctccatttagtatgatatgttatgtttcgtatggtattaatttgtgaatgtccatcacccatttcgtatattatatgttacgaattacaatatcgtattatatgttaggaatttacaaaacgtacaatatgttacgaatttgcaaaacataatATATGTTGCGAATGTGTAAAATGTATGctatgttacaaattctagctagctggctaacgttagctaggctaggagttagggttaagtttaggagttacagcgccttcggaaagtattcagaccccttgactttttccacattttgttaggatacagccttattctaaaattgattacattgttttttccctcatcaatctacccacaatactccataatgacaaagcaaaaacaggtttaaagaaatgtttgctaatttattacaaatatcacatttacataagtattcagaccctttactcagtactttgttgaatcacctttggcagcgtttatagcctcaagtcttcttgggtataacgatacaagcttggcacacctgtatttggggagtttctaccattcttctttgcagatcctatcaagctctgtaaggttggatggggagcgttgctgcacagttattttcaggtctctccagagatgttcgatcaggttcaagtccgggctctggctaggccactcaaggacatacagagacttgtcccaaagccactcctgtgttgtcttggctgtgtgcttagggtcgttgtcctgttggaagatgaaccttcgcccccagtctgatgtcctgagcgctctgaagcaggttttcatcaaggatctctctgtactttgctctgttcatctttctctcgatcctgactagtctcccagtccctgccgccgaaaaacatccccacagcacgatgctgccaacaccatgcttcaccatagggatggtgccattcagaaatatcagcccacagagagaagcatgagattgaacttcacacaactttctagagcagtggtcaccaaccggtcgatctttaaggcattcctagtcgatcaccaaacatttctgtaaaaaaagccttgtgttcctatttttattttgtttgtctcgggctgttggcagtaggtgcaccgattcagctgccctgcgcgcCGGGTAGTCGAACTGTTACCATTTTTACCAATTTTATGTGTcagaaggtacaaactctgccttcccggcaGGGCCAGaaagcaaatcaagtgcactataggcctaccgctggccaatcggatggctcagatgaccgtgtctgcagtaacgtagcaggcataaaagaaagctacagcaaagttgatactgtgagatttcaagatttcaagttcttactcagcactgtcaaaaCATTGTATTCAatacttttataagccataaaatgcaagtttttcctatttccactcagtgctacaacaagcactgcagcagtaattaatgagtaggaaagtgtatctataggtTTGCTTTgatgttattattagcggcttgggtcttttttaacatcaaggaatatttcactttctctgttcataggagtaacaacatgaatttgtgcatgaggcagaaataatacGGTGTGACTTGAGTTTAACTATtagctggaagacggtgtccctttttcatcagtggaggaaagggagagcggagggatgttgagaggcggagcctcagtctgctgctctctccctctgctgagactgaccatcagatgcaggcaccaccagcccagtaaaataaataaaaaagcacaTTATTTAAaagtatgctcactcagctgtgcttcacaagtaatacaacaacggatCTATTACTGGTgcgatcatatagcctacctcaaattttgaaatatatacacaaaataaagggaacacttaaacaacacaatgtaactccaagtcaatcacacttctgtgaaatcaaactgtccacttaggaagcaacactgattgacaatacatttcacatgctgttgtgcaaatggaatagacaacaggtggaaattataggcaattagcaagacacccccaataaaggagagGTTCTgcatgtggtgaccacagaccacttctcagttcctatgcttcctggctgatgttttggtcacttttgaatgctggcggtgctttcactctagtggtagcatgagagggagtctacaacccacacaagtggctcaggtagtgcagctcatccaggatggcacatcaatgcgagctgtggcaagaaggtttgctgtgtctgtcagcgtagtgtccagagcatggaggcgctaccaggagacaggccagtacatcaggagaggtggaggaggccgtaggagggcaacatcccagcagcaggacctctacctccgcctttgtgcaaggaggagcaggaggagcactgccagagccctgcaaaatgacctccagcaggccacaaatgtgcatgcgtctgctcaaacggtcagaaacagactcaatgagggtggtatgagggcccgatgtccacaggtgggggttgtgcttacagcccaacaccgtgcaggacgtttggcatttgtcagagaacaccaagattggaaaattcgccactggcgccctgtgctcttcacagatgaaagcaggttcacactgagcacatgtgacagacgtgacagagtctggagatgccgtggagaacgttctgctgccggcaacatcctccagcatgaccggtttggcggtgggtcagtcatggtgtggggtggtatttctttgggggggccgcacagccctccatgtgctcgccagaggtagcctgactgccattaggtaccgagatgagatcctcagaccccttgtgagaccatatgctggtgcggttggccctgggttcctcctaatgcaagacaatgctagacctcatgtgactggagtgtgtcagcagttcctgcaagaggaaggctttgatgctatggactggcccgcccgttccccagacctgaatccaattgagcacatctgggacatcatgtctcgctccatccaccaacgccacgttgcaccacagactgtccaggagttggcggatgctttagtccaggtctgggaggagatccctcaggagaccatccgccacctcatcaggagcatgcccaggcgttgtagggaggtcatacaggcacgtggaggccacacactgtcacgttcgttgaatgacgggtcagaccaaggcgcagcgtgatatgcgtacatgtttattaaacttaacaaacacacgacaaaacaacaaaggaaacgtaACGTGTAGTCCaaggagtggagccgctgaccggcactggatcaggcaccggtggagcggactgctctggctccggagtggagcagctgaccggtgccggaccaggcaccggtggaacgggcacgggccgtgccggactggacaaacgcaccactggtctggtgcgagaagcaggcacaggccggaccggactaggaacacgcaccactggcttggtgcgagggacaggaacgggccgggccggactggtgacgcgcaccactggcttggtgcgaggagcaggaacaggccgggccggactggcgacgcgcaccactggcttggtgcgaggagcaggaacaggccgggccggactggcgacgcgcaccacaggcttggtgcgaggggcaggaacgggccgggccgtgccgtactgggaacacgcaccactgacttggtgcggggagcaggaacgggccggaccggactggcgacacgcaccacttgcttggtgcgaggagcaggactgggttcctttattaacccccgctccttctgctgccttaccagctcctctcgccgtgcctctactctttccttctcccttttagcctcctgtagcgcctccctctgaccgaataactcccgtaacatggtggcctcctctcctaacctgcagatccgccctttaacggcctcctgctgcctcgtcgtccacaccgtgtgccccccaattttttttattggggttacctctcgggtctccgtcgtcggcactgttggcgtcgtttctcctctcctacctgggcatcctccttcatcgccttccgataacggacggcctcctcctccgtaattctcccccaaattgaggaggacatctactaatgtaacctcctgttgagtcccaggcgtttgctccttctcggcacgctgcttggtcctcgtttggtgggatcttctgtcatgttcgttgaatgacgggtcagaccaaggcgcagcgtgatatgcgtacatgtttattaaacttaacaaacacacgacaaaacaacaaaggaaacgaaacgtgaagtccaaggtagaacacacaacataccttacaaggaacaagatcccacaactagacagtgccaataggctgcctaagtatggtcaccaatcagagacaacgagcgacagctgcctctgattgggaaccacaccggccaacatagatccacacatactagatcgacaacatagaaaaagcacatcAAGGAATatacactatcaacgtttccctttactgtggcaattgtgatcgaatcaacgcaatattagtcACTTTCAATGCAATATACcgaacaaaacaaactatgcaagagattttgttgtaggcagaatgcatcggagtaggattctattgcattgacaagcACTCCT from the Coregonus clupeaformis isolate EN_2021a chromosome 14, ASM2061545v1, whole genome shotgun sequence genome contains:
- the LOC121580762 gene encoding calponin-2-like; the protein is MSGSSFNRGPAYGFSAEVKSKIAGKYDPQREEELKVWIEDTTGCVIGEDFQKGLKNGVILCKLINKLQPGSVKKINSSTMNWHQLENITNFIKSIQTYGLKPHDIFEANDLFESGNMTQVQSTLLSLAGTAKTKGCQSRVDIGVKYADKQERLFDEEKMKAGQCVIGLQMGTNKCASQAGMNAYGTRRHLYDPKAHILPPMDNSTISLQMGTNKGASQAGMTAPGTRRAIYDQKLGTDKCDNSTMSLQMGSNAGANQSGQNFGLGRQIYDAKYCPKNEEGEEEQNGAGAEYVPDYQDEGYQEYKDEAVPVYQQEGTDY